The genome window caatgCATAAACAATAGCCACATTATCTCCTGAGACGCgtgcaaaaaaaacaaaaaaaaaaagcaaacgcCATACGTGTATCCAAATCCCACCTAATATATGGGAGCAAGGggattataaattataatttgtcaaACAGTAAAATTACAAAACTGCCCATctaaaactaaatcaaacaCAATTAATACCCCTTCTGTAAACTTTGGGCCGAAAACATTGATTGAATCAATTTCTGGGTTGGCCTTAGAAGTCAGAACCAAGAAGTATTCATAAACGTAGCACACATATTGGGCCAAGAGCAGCCCAACATAGAAGCCCAGGCCCATCACACTAAGCAAGAATAGGGCCTAGTACGatccccccccaaaaaaaaaagaaaaaagcccaGGGACTCGTTTGCAAAtaaccaaaacaataaaaagttaaaaaccctagCCTCCATTTCtatctagggtttctctctgaGCAACAaacagagagagtgagaaagagcCACAGTGAGCAAAAGAGGCACAGAGAAACTCACTCGCCGCCACCATGGGTCGTATGCACAGTAGAGGGTTCGCTCTCTGCTTCTAAATCTGAATTAATTTCACGATTATCAAATTAAACTTCTCTGTAAACCGTTGAGTTGTTTTgactctgattttttttttttatggtttcaGTAAGGGTATTTCGGCTTCGGCTCTTCCGTACAAGAGGACCCCACCCAGTTGGCTGAAGACTTCTCCTCAGGATGTGAGAAACCCTAAAACCCAACTTTGATTGCTGtctatttgatttctttttggatgtgtcaattttgaatttatgtTAATCTTAATTTAGGGCAAGATAATCTCTGTTTGGTTGATGAGAAAATGTAGTGATGTGTTTTTACTAGACCAACAGCTCCACTCAATTTAGTCAGTGGGTTATATAAttggggttttttttctttaataagtTATCttcaatgaataaaaatattgtagactgTTTGTATTGTTATTTTCTAATGTCATTGGTTTTTTTAGCCTTGCAAACAAACATtatattaagtattttaatttcctgattttttttaatggtaggATATTGATTTTTGTACTAGTTTGATTTATTCAATATATGGAAGATTAAGTATTTTGTGCATGATCAGAACATTTGTTGAATGATTAGAAGTTTGTCCACTGTATCAATTTTTGACTGATGTACTTTGCCATATGttcagtaaatttttttttttctgtaattGTAATCAAAATGTCTTATGCCATTTGTTTTGCCATGACTGTACTGAATATTGGAAGAATGGGAAACAAAGAATAGTTTAAGGTCTTGCTGATTAATCTTATGTTCTATAAATGATACTGTATACTTTTGTGTTTTGCTTTGAAATATTTCTATGTTCAATATGAGTAGATGGTTATTGGAAAAGGCTTTATATGGAGAATAATTTACAATGTCAAAATGTCATGCATAAGAACTATTTTTGATGGTCTAGAAAATGTTGTTCTGATTTTTTATGAGAATGCCGAAGGCTAGTGCGTAGGTGTGATTGAAACTAGTAATCTTTTCATGCTAGGTAAATGGAATCCTGAATTCTTGTGTTGTATGATATAGCTTTAAATTTTGTTCTGATTTTTCAGGTTGAGGAAAATATCTGCAAGTTTGCCAAGAAGGGTCTGACACCATCTCAAATTGGTGTTATTCTTCGTGATTCTCATGGGATTGCACAAGTGAAGAGTGTTACTGGGAGTAAGATTTTGCGTGTACTGAAGGCCCATGGTGCGCACTTTCTCAGTTCTGTTTTGCTGTGTGTTGTCTTAGATATAAAGGgaatgtttaaataatttttctttctatggTTAGGGCTTGCTCCTGAAATTCCTGAGGATCTGTACCATCTCATCAAGAAAGCAGTCTCAATAAGGAAGCATTTGGAGAGGAATAGAAAGGATAAAGATTCTAAGTTTCGGTTGATTCTGGTTGAGAGCAGGATTCATCGCCTTGCTCGCTACTACAAGAAGACAAAGAAGCTTCCACCTGTATGGAAATAGTAAGTTTCTGCCCCTCTTCTTTATACAAGTATATGGATCATAGTTCTGTGCTGTTGTTTTTATGCTTAGAAGTAGATATACACACGCGCACACCAGTATTCGGTTCTCTTGGTTAATGTCAGGAATGAGAAGCTGATTGAACACATTTCATATGGATGAAACCTTGAGTATATTGGTAAATCTTTTATGAATGAAGAAATTATGGTGAGGATACTTGGGTATAGCTACACTGCTTGTTATGTTGAGTACATATTTGATAATTGGTGTATTGGAGAAATCAGACTCTAGATAGTTATGTATAATAATGTAGTTGATTGTGTTAAAAGGTTTGGATTGTGGATGGATTACTATTTCAAATCTCTGTATTTGATTAGATATGATATCTTACAGAAATAGGAAATCAACAAAATTATGTTAGCTCAAACTATGACTGTTAATGCTACAAGCACCccaattttcacaacatttgACTTGGCAAGTTCTTATTGGTTCTTATTTGGGCCCACATCTAACATTGTTTTTTTACCTGCCAATAACATGCCACATTGgtaattgtgaatttttttgttactaGACTTATTGTTTACCATTTGcctgaattataaaaaaagaacaaataaattttattattaatatagaGGTAAATGTCCTCTTTAGCTTGATTTGTTGTCAGATATAAAAAACAATAGTATTTTTCGTGTTAGAATTCCTTTCTATTAAAGAATCTGAGGTTCCAAATAATAATGCATAAAACTTTTTAGTTGAGTTGATCATGTTATTGTTTTTTCTGTCTGGATggcaattttttgtttattctgTGGTCCTCTTCAATTTGCAATGGTACttatttcttgtttcttttggCAGTGAATCTACCACCGCCAGCACTCTTGTGGCTTAAGTTAGATGTTTTCTGGTAAAAGTTTTGGAGGCTCCCATGAATGTACTCTTGGACGAggagatttaaatttttttttcagtacccAATGGTTTGGCAGATTTTGTTGAAAGAGCTTTGTCAGGATAATTTTTATGGTTAAACAATTTGGTGTTGGAATGCATTTGAGCAAGtttctttaaatttctttaaaaacaaGATGACAATATAGATGCACCATTTATGATAGCAGAGTGACTTCAACAAAagcatttctttaaaaattcaGATACTGTGCAACCGAAATATTACTGATGATGCAGTGTTGAATGATGAAGTAGGCTATGCTTGCATATAAACTTGGTGCCCGTACCAGCGTATATTGTCTTAGGTTTGGTAAAAGAGCAgtcttattatttttggtaaatataAAGAACAGTCTTCAAGTTCTGTAAAAGAACATCCGCAGCATAGTTTGTCAAATTCTGAGGCGTATTTCAATCAAAGTTAAATAGACTCACTAAAAACAATCTAAAATTCAATGTTTGAAGTTAGTAATCAGACCAGCCCCATCGGTTTCAGCTAAATTTCCCAAGAAAGGGGTAAAAAATGATTTACTGGTATGCAGTGGAAGCTGAGATGCTGGTAGAATCAGAGAAACCTCGTGTAACTCGCTTTGGTCTGAGAGGACCCAAATGAAAGCCTGACCAATGCCAAACCTTTATATAGTTAAACGAAGCTCCCAAGTTTCGGTCGAGAGAGTCTAAGAATGAAGAGAATGATGGGGGCATAGTAACGTGAACATTTAACTCAAGTGGGGGCATAAGAGCAGTCTCATtaggtgtgtcaaatgccaagtATTTGGCATTTGATACAGTACATACTTGGCATTTGACACAGTACGGAttgaaatgctaaaaaaaaaatatagtggtGGGCTTGGCCTACACACTGCAAATGGCAGAAACCTCTCTCTCCTTACTAAGCTTAATTGGCATTTTCATTCCGAGAAGCAAGGTCTTAAGAAGCAAATATTGCAATAGGCAAAGACTAGATGCCAGAAATCCTGCAAAGCTGCCTTGTTCCAAAGTAAGGTCAGCAATGAAAAAAGGTGAAGATATCTTTCGAAAAGGGACAAGATGGATTGTGGGCAGGAAGAGTGAGTTAAGCTTCTGGTTTGACAATTGGTGTAGTGATGGGCCTCTTAGAAGTCTAGTACAAGGACCTTTTGTCTTTAGAAGAGGAGAAGCTTAAGGTCAAGGAGGTGGTTACAGTAAATGGATAGGATTGGTCTAAAATCTCCATTTCTATGCTAGATAGTGTCAGCACTAAGCTAAAAGCCACCCCGATTTCCCTTGCAGCCCGAGGTCAAGATAGATTAGCATAGGGAATGTCCTCTCATGTAGGGTTTGAGCTTAAAAGTGCCTATAAACTTGCCATTGGAGGTGAGGAAGGGGATTCTCCATTTACTAGTCAATGGGTTTGGAAAACCAACATACTACCCCCGTATTCAAACTTTTGTTTGGATGTGCTTGCATAATAGTATTGGCGTAAAGGAGTGCCTCACAAAGAGGGGGGGTTAGGTGGATCCATCATTCCCTCTATGCCTCTCTCAATCTGAGTCCATAATCCATGCGCTAAGGGATTATagaatagttaaaaatttctgGGCTCAACTGGAAGCAGAGGAGGTCAACACCTCATTTTTCTATGGGAATCTGCAACAGTGCGTCGCTACTAATGGAAGGACTGAACAGAAGAAGCAAAAAGACCAAACCCCATGGAAAACTTCATTCCTTTTTGCAATCTGGCGCATATGGAAGCATAGGAACCAAGTTGTATTTCACAACAAGCCCATACAACATAATTTGGGTCATGAAATTTTTAGAGAAGCCATGGAGTACGAACATTGTGTAAAGGTTCCTAAAGCAATTACTAACCAAGTGGTGAAGAGAATCAAATGGGAAAGACCAGAGGCGAGGTGGTTTAGACTCAATTCGGATGGTTCCTCAACGAGTAACCCAAGCCCAACTGGTAATGGTGGCTCATCAAAAATGGAGAAGGAGATTAGGTC of Quercus lobata isolate SW786 chromosome 8, ValleyOak3.0 Primary Assembly, whole genome shotgun sequence contains these proteins:
- the LOC115957323 gene encoding 40S ribosomal protein S13-like, whose product is MGRMHSRGKGISASALPYKRTPPSWLKTSPQDVEENICKFAKKGLTPSQIGVILRDSHGIAQVKSVTGSKILRVLKAHGLAPEIPEDLYHLIKKAVSIRKHLERNRKDKDSKFRLILVESRIHRLARYYKKTKKLPPVWKYESTTASTLVA